In Gammaproteobacteria bacterium, the genomic stretch TTTATCGAAGGTCTTGGCCAGGTCGAGCTGGAGGTCAGAGCCTGGAGATATTACTACTGTTACTACTGCTATAATTCCGAACGCGTCAGCATCAACTTAAAGGTGAGCGGCGAATACGGCAGCATATCCATGCGCACCTGGGGAGCAGACCTTGATCGTAGCTGGAGCTGGGCACAACAAACCTATATCCCCCGCGCCTTGAATATTAGTGATGCGGATATAGAGGTAACACTACACAAAGCAGGCGCCAAGGACAGCTTGCGTATCAACAATGCGGGTATGGATTTACGCCTGCGTTGGCCTTACGGTGGCAGCACGATTTTACCAACCGTAGATTATGTTGCCGTCGACGGTTATTTCTATAACTATGACTACGACAATGCGATTAGCTCTTTCAGAGGTCGCCTGTCGTATAACAATAATAGTTGGATGAACTATTCCAACGATCCAGTGCAATGGGCAAAGCACCATGCAAACTACTTTAGCGTTAACGCCAGTTTTAATGCCTATCTGCGTGTACCGGATCCAAACAGACCCAGCTATACACAGTACAAGAGTGTGAAAGTTGAAGCCGGACTACAGAAGAACTCCTGGCGCGGCCTGGTAAAGTCGATGTCTATTCGTTACGACAACGAATACTTTTCATTTGAACATCAGGACGGCTCCTCTCAAATCAATATTGCTAACCGAGCAGGTGCGATGGTCGAGGCAATATTGGATCCGGATGCGAAGGAGTTGATACTCGGCAATATCACGGTTAAAGGAAAACAGGTTGCCAGTATTGAGAACACGGAGCTTGGCCCGATCATTCGATATGCGGATGGAACGATAGAGAGTTTTTAGTCACATGAGCGAGCAATACGCAGGTAGCATATAGTTGTGATTAATTAATCCCAATACATACCTGTATTGCTGATAAATCAACACTGGCATCAGCAAACGAACGGCCCACACTTCTTTTAGAATGTGGGCCGTTCGTTTTTATAACCACCAGTGCCATACAGACACGTTTCTAATTTGAAAATGCGAATTGATTTCCAGCTTCTCCTTAACTACCTTTATTAATAAGAACAAAAAGCAATAACAACAATACAAATTTGCATTTACATGTGGGGATTAAATGAATAAGCAAATAAAACCGTCTATCTACGGGACGAAGTTGTCCTGTTTTCTCATCATACCGTTGCTCACGCTTAGCGCATGCTCCGAGTCCATACCTGATACTAATGCGGGTAAACAACAAGCCAGCAATACTGGTCAACAGCACATCGGTACACGGGCTCTCACCGTAGACGAACAACTGACGAGTGCGATTGGAAGTGGTTTCCGTACGACTGCGGCAAACCTCCCAACAAATGGCTTTGTTGGAAATATCGGAGGCTACAACCTCAACGGTACTATCGCAGGAATTATCGGTAATACCGGTGGCTTTGGAGGCTTCGGCGCGTTTATCAGTTTTTTCACTGGCAGTTTGCCCGTTTCTCCACCCGGTGGCGGAGCTGGCGTTTTACCACCAGGCTTAGGAAACGGAACACCACCACCGGGTCTAGGCGCCGGTCTACCGCCAGGAATCGGCGGCGGCACACCACCGTTCACTCCACCCGCTGGGAGCCTGCCGCTTCCCGCTTCAACAGCAGACACGTCGCTATTTGTGAGCAGCGTGGAGTTGTCTGATACAAGCAGCGCTTTTATCGATACAGATATTGATTTGGTTTTGGTCGGACGCGCAACTTCGTCTGCGCCTTCGTTCTCGATTCTCGCGGTCACCGAAACCACTATCCCATGCAGAAGCGGCGGAAGTGTAACCATACTCAAGGACGACGTCGCTCCAGTTGGCTTTTCAACTGGTGACAATACCACTTTCACTTTTGCCAATTGCGTAAGAGGCCTGAACGGCAACATCACCTTAAACGGCAGTCGTGGTTTTTCAGTAGACGCAGCAACAGGAACACCGTTTGTTGATCCAACATGGTCAAGCAACACATCTATGTTTCGAAAAACTCTCAGTCGGGCAAATGCCACCACAGGTAACACTCATATAGCATCTGGAAACTCCAGCACCTCAATTTCCGTCTCACCGACAAATGAAAGTCAGACAGCAAGCGGTAGTGGTAGCGCAGAAGAAACCACGAGCACCGGAGCGACATCTCACACATATAATTTTGATGTTGATTTTGCGGCAGACAAGACTAATCAAAGCTTCAATTTTACACTTAGCATCAGCATTGTCGGCGACGCCACCATCGCCGTCGCAACGCCAACACCGTTTAATGGCACCATCGGAAGTGCGCCAACAGCCGGCCAAATGACGGTAAAGCGCAGCTCTGCAACAAATTCTGAAACACAGACACTCACTGCACAAGCAGACGGCAGTATTTTAGTCGAGATTGACACGAATGGAGACGGCATCCCTGACAGCACAAGCACGCAAGCGAGTTGGGCTCAGGTGTTATCGCAGTTGTTCAATAGTCCGATATAGCGATTGGCGAAAAAGCGAACGAAGTTCGAGTCCGGTCTCAATGAAGGCACAATCGGAGATTAGGAACAAATACCTTGAGCAGAATAGAAAAGAATGGTGCCCCCGGCAGGACTCGAACCTGCGACCAACGGATTCATGTAATCTCACTGTTTCCAGTAAGCACGGACTATCTCACCACCCACAACATAACTTGTTTGGGTGTGGGACGCTCTAGCCTGTTATTAAGAACACTCAAGTTCTCAGGTAGTCTCTGCACCTTCCAGCGGTGTACCGCTGGCTTGGCTCAGGATTGCCTTCAGCCATACTGCTAAGGGTTCCCTGAATTCATCCCATTCATTTCATGCCTTTCGGCATGAACGCACCTTTTTGATGAGTCCGCTGCTCTAACCAACTGAGCTACAGGGGCATTAGGGCATGCATTTTAACAAGTAAATTTTACTTTGGATATCCTGAATAGCGTTGATACCATACGGTTATGAAATTGTTCATAAGCACCACAAAATGCACTACTTGTGTCGAATGCGGAGAAAAACTTTCCGGGCGCCAAAGAAAATATTGCTCCCGCGAGTGCAAGAACTCACACAATAATCTCTTCTTTCAATCCTATCTAGCTCAGCAAAAGAGGGGCCGAGAACGCAAATTGACACTCATAAGAAAGATGGGCTCAGCATGCAGTATCTGCGGATATAGTAAAAATTTCGCGGCGTTGGAATTTCATCACATAAACCCGGGGTCAAAGAAATTCCAACTTGATTTAAGATCTTTGTCAAACCGCAGGTGGGAAGCGATAGAAAAAGAAGTTGAAAAATGCCAGCTCCTTTGCTCCAACTGCCATACTGAAATACACAACACTGACTGCTATATATAAGACAAGAAAAACCTAGCCATCCTTGGCGATGAGTCCTTAAGACTCCGGTCTTGCCTTTCCCTGGCAAGACGTCGAGGGCGCACACAGCGGGCGCCCGAAATATTCACATTTTCAAGCCGCGATAGTATAACCCGGAGTCCGAAAACAAAAAAGGGCGCTAAAAGCGCCCTTTATTCACAGACAACAATACTTTACTTATTCAAGAAAGCTACGTAGCTGCTCCGAACGCGAAGGATGACGCAGCTTGCGCAATGCCTTGGCTTCAATCTGACGAATACGCTCACGAGTAACATCAAACTGCTTACCAACTTCTTCCAAAGTATGGTCGGTATTCATATCGATACCGAAACGCATGCGCAACACCTTGGCTTCTCTTGCAGTCAGGCTTTCGAGTATGCGCGTAGTAGATTCACGCAGACCTTCGAAAGTCGCTGAGTCACCTGGTGCGACCATATTCTGGTCTTCGATAAAGTCCCCAAGATGCGAATCTTCATCGTCACCAATCGGCGTCTCCATGGAGATAGGCTCTTTGGCAATCTTCAGAACCTTGCGTATTTTGTCTTCCGGCATTTCCATGCGCTCTGCCAATTCCTCAGGCGTAGCCTCACGACCCATTTCCTGCAGCATCTGACGTGATACGCGATTGAGCTTATTAATCGTCTCAATCATGTGTACCGGTATACGAATCGTACGTGCCTGGTCGGCAATAGAACGGGTAATTGCCTGACGTATCCACCATGTCGCATAGGTCGAGAATTTGTAACCACGACGATATTCGAACTTGTCGACCGCCTTCATCAGACCGATATTGCCTTCCTGAATCAGATCAAGGAACTGCAAACCACGGTTGGTGTATTTTTTAGCAATCGCGATTACCAGACGTAGGTTGGCCTCGACCATTTCCTTCTTGGCGCGACGTGCCTTGGCTTCACCAATCGACATATTGCGATTGATCTCCTTGAGCATGAAGATAGGCATGGTGCTTTCAGCTTCAACGTCAGCCAGCACAGCCTGACGATCAAGAATATCCTGAGCCAGTTCTTTCAATTTTGTAGAATAGCTCTCGCCCTTCTCGATAAAACCATTCACCCAATCCAGGTTGGTTTCGTTTTCGGGGAAGCTGGAAACGAATTCCTTCTTCGGCATACGCGCGTCTCTGACGCATATAGACATAATGCTGCGTTCTTCCGCACGTATTCTGTCTACAATCTCGCGCAGCTCAGTCACCATCTGCACGACAAAACGTGGCGCTAGTTTGAATTCCAGAAACTGTTCGCCGATCTGAGTGTTCAGATCACGACATTTCTTGTGACCGTTGCCATGCTTAGCTGCCGCCTTGGTATATTTCTCGTGCAATGCGGCCAACTTGCCGACACGCTCACGCGCTTCTTCCGGATCTGGCCCGGTATCAATCTCAGCTTCAGCATCATCCCCATCCCCGTCCCCATCTTCGTCGTCTGACGCATCACTTTTGGCGCTAGCAGAATTATTTGCATTAATCATGACGCTAGTGGACTGGGATGGAACCTCGGCAGTCTCCTCATTGGGATCAATAAATCCTGTAATGAGATCTGTCAGGCGAAGTTCTTCATTATCAATACGCTGGTATTCTTCGAGAAATGCCGCAATTGTGCGCGGATATGCACCAAGTGCGGACAGAACTTGACGTAAACCCTCTTCGATACGCTTGGCCAGTTTGATCTCGCCTTCGCGAGTCAATAACTCTACCGTTCCCATTTCGCGCATATACATACGCACAGGATCGGTGGTTCGACCAAACTCACTATCGACAGAGGCCAGTGCGGCTGCGGCTTCTTCAGCCGCGTCTTCATCGGTTACCGCCTGATCAGACATCAACATCGCATCGGCATCGGGCGCGACTTCATGCACCGGGATACCCATGTCGTTAATCATATTGATGATGTCTTCGATTTGCTCCGGATCAACAATTTCATCCGGAAGGTGATCATTCACCTCTCGATACGTCAGATAACCTTGTTCTTTACCTTTTGCGATTAAAAGTTTGATCTGCGACTGCTGTTGTGAATTCATATGAGAAATAACAACCTTTATTATACGCGTACATCAAAAAATAGCCGGCAATCATACAGAAATAATCCGATAACGGCTAGCCCTCTTAACATCCTTGTCACGCCTGCGGTACCGTGACTCGCGTAGCCAGTAACTCACGCAGCGATCTCTTCTCCTCAGACGTCAATTCCGTGTATTGGGATTTCTTGAGCAATTGATCCAACTGTACTTCCAATCCTTGTTGTTCTAGTTGTTTCAGTGTGTCCAGAAACTCCGGACCTAATCCCTCAGGTGGTAACGGCAACTCCTCTGCCGCCAGTTTTGCCAACTGCCCAAATTCATCTCGGCCTCTCCAACGCTCCAACAAAGCGGCCGTGTTGATTTGGGGGCTGTCTCTCAAAAATTCAAGTAATTCATGTAATAACAATGTACCCGGAACCTGCAACGAGGCAATATCCTGAGGTCTTTTGACCTTTTCAGCCAACGCTGGGTGTTGTATCAGCAAGGTGATCGCCCTACGCGCGACACTGCCGACCTGTTGCTGTCCCCTAGTAAATGTAGCAGGGGATTGCCGAGGCGCAAGTCTGGCCCCTGTCGCCAAACCATACTGCCGCATCACTTCTTCACCAGAGAGACTTGCGCCATCCGCCAGTCGTTCTACCAACAGCCGCCTATACCCTTCGTCCTTGAGTTTAAGCACATATGGCTTAGCCAGATTCAAAAGACGTGCTTTGCCGTCTAGTTTTCGTATATCGGCTTTAAGCAATAGACTTTCATAGAAAAATTCAGAAAGCGGTAAAGCGTTGCGCAAATATTTTTCAAAGCTTTCCTTGCCCGATGACCTGACTAAACTGTCCGGATCTTCGCCTTCCGGCAAGAACATGAATTTAAACAGGGTTTTTCCATCGACCGCTTCCAGTGACGCCTCCAGCGCCCTCCAAGCCGCTTGCTTGCCCGCTCGGTCGCCATCGAAGCAAAAAATCACTTCATCTGTATGTCTGACCAGCTCCTGTATGTGGTGTTCCGTTATCGCCGTTCCCAGAGTGGCCACTGCGTTGGTCACGCCATGCTGCGCCAGCGCTACAACATCCATATAGCCTTCGACCACCACAACCGCACCTAACTCCCGGTTGGCCTGACGCGCCTGATAGAGCCCGTAAAGCTCGCGCCCCTTATGAAAGATCGGCGTCTCTGGCGAGTTGAGATATTTGGGCTCACCCTGATCGATTACACGACCACCGAAGGCAATCACCCGACCACGCCGATCGCGTATTGGAAACATAATACGATCACGAAAGCGGTCATAGCTATTATTACTACGCTCCTTTTCGATCAGCATGCCTGCCGTCTGCAAACTCAAACGCAGGTATTCACTATCACCAAACGCGGCTAACAGACTATTCCAGCCAGAAGGGGCATAGCCTAATTCAAATGCCCTGGCGGTTTCACCGCTCAGACCCCGCTGCCGAAGGTAATCGACTGCCCGCGCCTTTTCGGGATGAGAACGCAACTGCTTCTGGTAATAACGACTAACCTGCTCCATCAGCTCGTAGAGATTCTGGCTCTGTTCGCGATTACGGACAGGAGCAGATTTTTCACCACCCTCATAGGGAACATCAACGCCCAGTTGCGACGCCAACTCTTCAATCGCCTCGACAAAACTCATGCGATCGTAGTCCATAAGAAAACCAATGGCGGATCCATGAACGCCGCATCCGAAACAATGATAAAACTGCTTTTGCTGGCTAACTGTAAATGACGGGGTTTTTTCCTGGTGAAAAGGACAACAAGCCTTGTACTCACGGCCTGCTTTTTTTAATGGAACGCGCGAATCAATAATGGCGACGATGTCGACGCGCGCAAGGAGATCATCGATAAATTGCTGGGGAATCCTGCCAGACATGTGCTCCCCGGAAGAGTGTCAGGTACTGCTTATTCTATATATATGCTTAGGCAGTTAACAGTGATTTGATGCGAGCGCTTACTGCACCCATATCGGCTCGACCTTTCATCTTGCCCTGCAGGCTACCCATGACCTTGCCCATATCTTTCATGCCAGCGGCGCCGGTTTGAGCAATTGCATCCTTGATGAGTTGCTCGATTTCCTGCTCGGATAAAGGCTCAGGCATGAACTCCTGTATGACAGTAATTTCCTGGTTCTCTTTCTGAACCAGGTCATCACGACCGGCAACTTCGAATTGGGCAACGGATTCGCGACGCTGTTTAACCATCTTATCCAGCACCGCCAGCACCTGCTCGTCATCAAGCTCGATGCGTTCATCCACTTCCCGTTGCTTGATTGCCGCCATAACCAGACGGATCACTGCAAGGCGTTCTTTTTCCTTGCTGCGCATTGCATCCTTGACGGCGTCTTGCAGACGCTCCTTCAGCGACTGGCTCATGACGTGTTCCCTCTGGCAGGTAATTTATCGAGTAGTAGTGGTACTGCCTACGACTCGGCGCGAGCCGCGACCGGTGCGTGTACGCATGGCGTTGTCACGTGCATTTTTCTTCAGCTGACGCTTAACGGCTGCTGCTTGCTTGCGCTTACGTACCTGGGTTGGCTTCTCGTAGAATTCACGGCGACGTACTTCAGACAGTACACCCGCCTTTTCACAAGAACGCTTGAAACGACGCAGAGCGATATCGAATGGTTCGTTTTCTCTAACTTTTACTGATGGCATTATGTAAAATCACCTCGATTAAATGCTGCCCCTCTTCGGGAAAAGGTCAGCGACTTTTGCTGTTTCCGGGCCAGAAATACGAGCACAGGCCCCAGAGAACCGCGAATTCTACCCATTTGTATGGCCAATCGCAATTGGCAAAAACCAAAATACATGGAGAATTTCCAAAAACATGCTGGTACTCGGTATCGAAAGCTCGTGTGACGAGACAGGAATCGCCCTCTACGATAGTGAACAGGGACTGATCGGGCACCGAATTCATAGTCAAATCGCGCTACACGCCGATTATGGTGGAGTGGTCCCTGAACTGGCTTCTCGAGATCACGTTCGCAAGGCCTTGCCGCTCATACACTCACTACTACAAGACTGTGGCGTTGACGCCAAACAAATCAACGGCATAGCTTATACCAGCGGCCCGGGCCTTGCCGGGGCGCTACTGGTTGGCGCAGCCTTGGGTCGGAGTCTCGCCTGGGCCTGGGATATTCCCGCTGTCGCCGTCCACCATATGGAGGGGCACCTGCTCGCGCCCTTACTCGAAAAACCGGATATTGCCTTTCCCTTTAATGCGCTACTGGTGTCAGGCGGCCATACCATGTTGCTACTCGCCAAGAAGCTGGGCGACTACGAATTACTTGGTGAATCCCTTGATGACGCCGTCGGCGAGGCCTTCGATAAAGTCGCCAAGATGCTCGACCTCGGTTATCCCGGCGGACCGAATGTCGCCAAGCTAGCCGAGCAGGGAGATCCAAAACGCTTTCGCTTTCCCCGGCCTATGACTAATCGCCCTGGCCTGGATTTTAGTTTCAGCGGGCTCAAAACCTTTGCCCTCAACACCTATTACGAAAACAAAGATAGTCCCAACATCAAGGCCGATATCTGTAGAGCCTTCGAGGATGCTGTGGTCGACACCATGGTCATCAAGTGTCGACGAGTCATCGAACAGACTGGGGTAAAGCAACTTGTAGTTGCCGGCGGCGTCAGCGCCAACAAGCGACTGCGGGAGCGATTACAACAATTTGGCGATCAATATGGCGGTGCGGTGTATTTTCCATCCATGGAATTCAGCACGGATAATGGCGCAATGATAGCGTACGCCGGGTTTCTCCGCTTGAAGGCCGGTTGCAGGGAGCCATTAGCCTTCAGCGCAAAACCTCGTTGGGATTTGTCTAGCCTGGAGGCAATCTAACTTATCTGTCTTTGACCTTGATCTTTACAGGCTGCATGTCAGGTACATCATGACGCACATCCTGCTCCTGGCGCTTATGGCTCAGGTGCGTGGCAATAACGCCACCAAGGATTGCTCCGACGAAAAACGAAATTACTACAGCTTCGATTACGGCATACATTAAGTCCATGTGACACCTCCTGCGGCGGCCATCTATGACTGACAAACTTTCCTACCTAATATAATGTCGGAAACCAGCGCGACATCTTTACGTAATTATGAAAACAGCATGGAATGTGCCAGTGATTCAGTTAGTTTAATCCCGCCGATTTACTGATAAAAATATCTCAAACAATCAATCGCCTATTAATTTTCCTGCAGGCAATACACGAAATTTTGAATTGAAAACCAATGTATCACGACCTGGACCTGGAATCTTTCTGCTCTAAATATTGACGACCACGCAAATTCTCGACGTCTTACGCGCACATCAATTAAAGCTGTTTATCGCGCGCGATAAAGTCCGGTAATAAAGTAGCATCAACACCGTATTGGCCCGGCAATCCACTGCCGCCCGCCGAGAGTTTTGCCGTCTTGACGTCAATCCAGAAACGCATACAGTTATTTGATTTAAAATGTAGCGTCGAGAAAAGATTGAATATGGCACACTTTGCGCAACAGCTACTTCGCATGTTCGCTATCCTTAAAGACCAGGGACGGCCTCTTTTTTTGACTATGAAGTTGCGTCGACGGAGGCCAAATGATTACGCAGTTACCTCGTTATGTTACGCGCAAGAAAACCGCCTCTCGGGGCTCGACCACCTCCAATTCAACCAGAAGTCGTTTCTCTCAACTACCTGACCTCAGAGATCGCCTGATTGATACGCACGAGGACTATTCACACTATCAGCGACAGGCGCAAAAAGACCGTATCATCGCGCGAAAGAACAAACGCGCTTCATTTGAGCAGCGACTGAAAAACGCTCGCTTTCTTATTCGACATGCACAACAAAGCATGCACAATATTCTTGTGCGAATTTCACAAGGAAGCGACATCCCAATAGATCATTTATATGTATTGGTCAAGAAGATCATCAAGCACCTCGATTCCAATGAAGATACCCTGTTGCTACTGTGCCGTGACAAAAGAAAAGATGAATATGTGTTTATGCGCAGTGTCAGTTTTTGCATTATCACGCTGAGTTTTTGCAGATCCCTAGGATATTCCGAATCGGACCTGCTACACATTGGCGTTGGCGCTCTTTTACATGATGCGGGGAAAATGTGGATACCGAATAGCTTACTCAACAAGAGCGGTCGCCTGACGCTAGGTGAATTTAATAAGATACAGGAGCACATTAAATTCTCCGAACTCATCCTGTATCGCCTTCACATCAGCAGCCCCCTCACACGGCAAATCGCCCTGCAACATCACGAACGCACAGATGGCAGCGGCTATCCTGAGGGATTGGATCAGAATCAAATTTCGACCCTAGGCAAAATCGCCGCAATAACCGACGTCTATGACGCCATTACCTCGGATCGCTGTTATCGCCCGGCATCTGAACCTTTAAACGCCTTGCAGTATCTACACAACCGCGGGCGAGACAAATTTGATCGCGAACTGGTGCAACGCTTTATTCGCCATATCGGCATTTACCCCTATGGGTCTTTGGTCAAACTCAGTAATGGCATTATCGGCATTGTTGTTGGCAAAGGCCGCGAGGAATTACGCCCTGCGATCATCGCCGTTTATGATGACAACACTTCGCGCCCCATCCCCGAGAGCCGCATCTATCTGGATGAATTCCCTTCACTACACATAGTCGATACGCTTAACCAGAACCAGGTGCCGTTTAATCCTCAACGCTATTTATTGTGAAACTGTGTGATATAACACACCTGCTGTGTGTTAGCGCCCAGGTTTATTCAATATCTGGCGAACAACTATATATTCAGGGTATAGAGCAACACGCGCAGCAAACAACATAAGCCATTGCTATCCAGTAAAAAGTTTTTTTCAGAGATAAGAATCCACAGCGTCTTGCGCGCCCTAATTTGTGACTATAATTTACTTAATTATTGGCAACCATCTTGCTATTACCTGTAGACTGGTTGTCCTGAATCAGACAGTAGAAAAAGATGAATCATTCCAGGACAATGTGATCACACCATTAATCAGATATATAATTTAAACAAACTCGCTCTGCCGCAAATAACACCATAGACGCAGAGTTCTCGTGTGGAGGGGAATATGACTATCTCAAACTCGGTCGCGGGTGCAGCGCGCCTGCCTGTGTTATTTACATTGCTTTCGTCACTCATGCTTAGCGCGTGTCTGGAAAACCCGATTCCGTTTACAGACCGTCAAAACACTGACCAATCAAACAACGACCCCGCACACAATCACAATCCTGACGAACCCACCACGATACCGGAAACCAGTGGCGCGGATTACGCGACAGGTTACTGGAATACGATTAACACATTGAGTACGGAAACCGTTGCCGCCAGCACATCAGCGTCTCCTGGTCGATTGAAAATTCAGCTTGCGGATAACGGCAATATCTATCTCCCCTGGTACAAAACAGGAATTGTAAACAGCAGCTCCACGGAAGAGCTCAAGGTTTTGCGTGGCGTGCTCGCGAACGGCGCCTATGGTTGGACAGACATCTCGGATGCAGGCATCCCGACGGGTGTTACCAATGCACAATTTTTTGTCAGCCCTGGCGCAAGCGCTGGTGAAGCAGAAGGCTATGCACTATGGCCAGAAAATAACAAAATCATCGTAAACGAATTTATGGTCATGGGTAGTACCGCGCACTACATGAACAAAAAGGATCTCGGTGCCGGCATACCGATCAAACTACTCACATCACCCGATGGAACTCCCCATGTCGTCGCAATCAGCACTATGGATGGTGGATTCAGCATCGACATCTATAGCAAGAACTCTCAAGGTGTATGGCCTACAGCACCCATAACATTGCATCGCATGAATGGTGCGAGCGTCGTCAACAGCAAACTACGCGCTTTAATTACTGGTGACAGTAGCCTCAACGTAGTCTGGATCGAGCAGACATCCAGCAGCTCTCGCATCATGAGCGCATTCTATAACACAGGCGGCAACACTTGGGGTGCCGCCGAAACAGTACTGGAGTCTGGAAATTCACTCAACCTGAACCCAGCCGATGTTTTAGATTTCTACACGAGCATAGAAAGCAGTGGCAACAATCTACATATCGCATTCCAATACGACACACCTCGCTCAATTTATACTGTCGACCGAATTAGCGACGTGTGGGGAACGCCAGTACGTCGCGATATTCCGAAAACCAATCATTCTATTTCTGGCGGTTTGACCTTTGCTGCCAGCAATAGCGGTCACGCTTTACTCTCCTGGATTGATATCGACTCAACACCTCCCGCTAGCAATCAAACTTCTCAGAAAGTTCAAGGGAGAGCAGGCACTGACGTTCATCGCGTCAAATATCTACGCTATATTCCCGGCACCGGCTGGGGAAGCGTCGGCGACGTACAAAAATCAAAAACTGGAGTGAATGTACTCAATCTAGTTACCAATATTAATGGCAGTGGACATGCGGCCGTCAGTTGGACAGAAAGCGAAACCAACGAGAATCGATTGCTCATAGCCTTACAAAAACCCGCAGGCA encodes the following:
- the rpoD gene encoding RNA polymerase sigma factor RpoD, with protein sequence MNSQQQSQIKLLIAKGKEQGYLTYREVNDHLPDEIVDPEQIEDIINMINDMGIPVHEVAPDADAMLMSDQAVTDEDAAEEAAAALASVDSEFGRTTDPVRMYMREMGTVELLTREGEIKLAKRIEEGLRQVLSALGAYPRTIAAFLEEYQRIDNEELRLTDLITGFIDPNEETAEVPSQSTSVMINANNSASAKSDASDDEDGDGDGDDAEAEIDTGPDPEEARERVGKLAALHEKYTKAAAKHGNGHKKCRDLNTQIGEQFLEFKLAPRFVVQMVTELREIVDRIRAEERSIMSICVRDARMPKKEFVSSFPENETNLDWVNGFIEKGESYSTKLKELAQDILDRQAVLADVEAESTMPIFMLKEINRNMSIGEAKARRAKKEMVEANLRLVIAIAKKYTNRGLQFLDLIQEGNIGLMKAVDKFEYRRGYKFSTYATWWIRQAITRSIADQARTIRIPVHMIETINKLNRVSRQMLQEMGREATPEELAERMEMPEDKIRKVLKIAKEPISMETPIGDDEDSHLGDFIEDQNMVAPGDSATFEGLRESTTRILESLTAREAKVLRMRFGIDMNTDHTLEEVGKQFDVTRERIRQIEAKALRKLRHPSRSEQLRSFLE
- the dnaG gene encoding DNA primase gives rise to the protein MSGRIPQQFIDDLLARVDIVAIIDSRVPLKKAGREYKACCPFHQEKTPSFTVSQQKQFYHCFGCGVHGSAIGFLMDYDRMSFVEAIEELASQLGVDVPYEGGEKSAPVRNREQSQNLYELMEQVSRYYQKQLRSHPEKARAVDYLRQRGLSGETARAFELGYAPSGWNSLLAAFGDSEYLRLSLQTAGMLIEKERSNNSYDRFRDRIMFPIRDRRGRVIAFGGRVIDQGEPKYLNSPETPIFHKGRELYGLYQARQANRELGAVVVVEGYMDVVALAQHGVTNAVATLGTAITEHHIQELVRHTDEVIFCFDGDRAGKQAAWRALEASLEAVDGKTLFKFMFLPEGEDPDSLVRSSGKESFEKYLRNALPLSEFFYESLLLKADIRKLDGKARLLNLAKPYVLKLKDEGYRRLLVERLADGASLSGEEVMRQYGLATGARLAPRQSPATFTRGQQQVGSVARRAITLLIQHPALAEKVKRPQDIASLQVPGTLLLHELLEFLRDSPQINTAALLERWRGRDEFGQLAKLAAEELPLPPEGLGPEFLDTLKQLEQQGLEVQLDQLLKKSQYTELTSEEKRSLRELLATRVTVPQA
- a CDS encoding GatB/YqeY domain-containing protein — translated: MSQSLKERLQDAVKDAMRSKEKERLAVIRLVMAAIKQREVDERIELDDEQVLAVLDKMVKQRRESVAQFEVAGRDDLVQKENQEITVIQEFMPEPLSEQEIEQLIKDAIAQTGAAGMKDMGKVMGSLQGKMKGRADMGAVSARIKSLLTA
- the rpsU gene encoding 30S ribosomal protein S21, with the protein product MPSVKVRENEPFDIALRRFKRSCEKAGVLSEVRRREFYEKPTQVRKRKQAAAVKRQLKKNARDNAMRTRTGRGSRRVVGSTTTTR
- the tsaD gene encoding tRNA (adenosine(37)-N6)-threonylcarbamoyltransferase complex transferase subunit TsaD, translating into MLVLGIESSCDETGIALYDSEQGLIGHRIHSQIALHADYGGVVPELASRDHVRKALPLIHSLLQDCGVDAKQINGIAYTSGPGLAGALLVGAALGRSLAWAWDIPAVAVHHMEGHLLAPLLEKPDIAFPFNALLVSGGHTMLLLAKKLGDYELLGESLDDAVGEAFDKVAKMLDLGYPGGPNVAKLAEQGDPKRFRFPRPMTNRPGLDFSFSGLKTFALNTYYENKDSPNIKADICRAFEDAVVDTMVIKCRRVIEQTGVKQLVVAGGVSANKRLRERLQQFGDQYGGAVYFPSMEFSTDNGAMIAYAGFLRLKAGCREPLAFSAKPRWDLSSLEAI
- a CDS encoding HD domain-containing protein yields the protein MITQLPRYVTRKKTASRGSTTSNSTRSRFSQLPDLRDRLIDTHEDYSHYQRQAQKDRIIARKNKRASFEQRLKNARFLIRHAQQSMHNILVRISQGSDIPIDHLYVLVKKIIKHLDSNEDTLLLLCRDKRKDEYVFMRSVSFCIITLSFCRSLGYSESDLLHIGVGALLHDAGKMWIPNSLLNKSGRLTLGEFNKIQEHIKFSELILYRLHISSPLTRQIALQHHERTDGSGYPEGLDQNQISTLGKIAAITDVYDAITSDRCYRPASEPLNALQYLHNRGRDKFDRELVQRFIRHIGIYPYGSLVKLSNGIIGIVVGKGREELRPAIIAVYDDNTSRPIPESRIYLDEFPSLHIVDTLNQNQVPFNPQRYLL